Proteins encoded in a region of the Sphingomonas japonica genome:
- the rpsT gene encoding 30S ribosomal protein S20 has product MANTPQAKKRIRRNDRRAEINGARVGRIRTFVKKAEAALESGDKDAATLALAAVQPELARGVAKGVVHRNTASRKFSRLTKRLVALG; this is encoded by the coding sequence ATGGCGAATACGCCACAGGCGAAAAAGCGCATTCGGCGCAACGACCGTCGCGCAGAGATCAACGGCGCACGCGTCGGCCGTATTCGGACCTTCGTCAAGAAGGCGGAAGCCGCGCTCGAATCGGGTGACAAGGATGCGGCGACGCTGGCGCTCGCGGCGGTGCAGCCGGAGCTGGCGCGCGGCGTCGCCAAGGGTGTGGTCCACCGGAACACCGCTTCGCGGAAATTTTCGCGGTTGACGAAGCGCCTCGTCGCGCTGGGCTGA
- the dut gene encoding dUTP diphosphatase: MTAPITIALQRLPHGEGLPLPRYATSGAAGMDIVAAEDLDLAPGARRAVASGFAIAIPSGYEVQVRPRSGLALKHGITCLNTPGTIDSDYRGEVKVILANLGADPFAIRRGDRIAQLVPAPVQRAVLTEVAALDETERGADGFGSTGQ, from the coding sequence ATGACGGCGCCGATCACGATCGCACTGCAGCGCCTGCCGCATGGCGAAGGATTGCCGCTGCCGCGCTACGCAACCAGCGGGGCGGCCGGGATGGACATCGTCGCCGCCGAGGATCTCGACCTGGCGCCGGGTGCGCGCCGTGCAGTCGCGTCCGGCTTCGCGATCGCAATTCCTTCAGGGTATGAAGTCCAGGTGCGGCCGCGTTCCGGGCTCGCGCTTAAGCACGGCATCACTTGCCTCAACACCCCGGGAACGATCGACAGCGACTATCGCGGCGAAGTGAAGGTCATCCTCGCCAATCTGGGGGCCGATCCGTTTGCCATCCGCCGCGGCGATCGCATCGCGCAGCTCGTGCCTGCCCCAGTCCAGCGTGCGGTGCTGACAGAGGTCGCCGCGCTCGACGAAACCGAGCGCGGTGCAGACGGCTTCGGATCGACCGGACAATGA
- a CDS encoding (deoxy)nucleoside triphosphate pyrophosphohydrolase, which produces MSKSVNEPLPRTAPVKISLVVAAALIDADGRALVQQRPPGKAHAGLWEFPGGKVERHEAPEAALIRELSEELALDVEQSCLAPAIFASRATGADGHLVLLLYVCRKWSGQPQPLAASALAWHRPVALHRLDMPPADRPLIGLLEALV; this is translated from the coding sequence ATGAGCAAAAGCGTTAACGAACCGCTGCCGCGGACCGCCCCGGTCAAGATTTCGCTGGTGGTGGCAGCCGCGCTGATCGACGCCGACGGACGGGCGCTGGTGCAGCAGCGGCCGCCCGGAAAGGCGCATGCCGGCTTATGGGAGTTTCCCGGCGGCAAGGTCGAGCGCCACGAAGCGCCGGAAGCGGCACTGATCCGCGAACTGTCCGAGGAACTGGCGCTCGATGTCGAGCAATCCTGCCTTGCCCCGGCGATCTTTGCGAGCCGGGCGACCGGCGCGGACGGACATCTGGTGCTGTTGCTATATGTCTGCCGCAAATGGTCGGGACAGCCGCAACCGCTGGCAGCCAGTGCGCTGGCATGGCATCGCCCGGTGGCGCTGCACCGCTTGGACATGCCGCCGGCCGACCGCCCTCTGATCGGGTTGCTGGAGGCGCTGGTCTAG
- a CDS encoding HesA/MoeB/ThiF family protein gives MTLSDDQLERYARHIVLKEIGAAGQRALLEAHVAIVGAGGIGAPVLQYLAAAGIGRITLIDDDRVETSNLQRQIVFGTGDIGRPKVAAASEAIARQAPDTAITAVAERIGTANAAALLAGADVIVDGTDNFATRLAVADAALALRIPLVAAAVGEFEGQIGVFRGWEPALPCYRCWVGDAPERPDVSCAASGVLGALTGVVGSLAAIETIRALVPFGEDPAGTILLCDLLALRFRTIALPADPGCRACGGSR, from the coding sequence GTGACCCTCAGCGACGATCAGCTTGAGCGCTATGCACGGCATATCGTGCTCAAGGAGATCGGTGCCGCGGGCCAGAGGGCGCTGCTGGAAGCCCATGTCGCGATCGTCGGTGCGGGCGGTATCGGCGCACCGGTGCTGCAATATCTCGCCGCGGCAGGGATCGGCCGGATCACGCTGATCGATGACGACCGGGTCGAGACGTCCAACCTCCAGCGGCAAATCGTGTTCGGGACGGGCGACATCGGACGCCCGAAAGTCGCCGCGGCAAGCGAAGCCATCGCGCGCCAGGCGCCCGACACCGCGATCACTGCGGTGGCCGAGCGCATCGGCACGGCCAACGCCGCGGCGCTGCTCGCGGGCGCCGACGTGATCGTCGATGGCACCGACAATTTCGCGACGCGCCTGGCGGTCGCCGACGCGGCGCTGGCGCTGCGCATCCCCCTGGTTGCCGCCGCGGTCGGGGAGTTCGAAGGCCAGATCGGCGTGTTTCGCGGGTGGGAGCCAGCGCTGCCCTGTTACCGCTGCTGGGTGGGCGATGCCCCCGAACGGCCCGATGTCAGCTGCGCGGCCTCCGGCGTGCTGGGCGCGCTGACCGGTGTGGTGGGCAGTCTCGCAGCGATCGAGACGATTCGCGCGCTCGTGCCATTCGGTGAAGACCCGGCGGGAACGATACTCCTCTGTGACCTGCTGGCGCTGCGCTTTCGCACGATCGCCCTGCCCGCCGACCCGGGCTGCCGCGCATGCGGCGGATCGCGATGA
- the coaBC gene encoding bifunctional phosphopantothenoylcysteine decarboxylase/phosphopantothenate--cysteine ligase CoaBC, producing the protein MKRILLIVGGGIAAYKACELIRLLRRADIAVRCVLTDGGAKFVTPMTLAALSETPVHTSLWDLKDEAEMGHIQLSREADLVVVAPATANLLARMAAGIADDLATTLLLATDKLVLAAPAMNVRMWQHAATRRNVAQLRGDGVTVLEPDEGAMACGEYGPGRLPEPEAIFAAIEDALRPGERRLAGRHIVVTAGPTHEPIDTVRYIANRSSGRQGFAIARALAAQGARVTLVAGPVALATPAGVARIDVETALQMRDAVNAAMPADCAVMVAAVADWRSADPATNKLKKDIGAPDLTLVANPDILAELAVHPNRPQLLIGFAAETDRVVEHAVAKRQRKQADWIVANDVSGDVMGGEENAVHLVTPEGVETWARARKDAIARRLADRIADALG; encoded by the coding sequence ATGAAGCGCATCCTCCTGATCGTCGGTGGCGGCATTGCGGCGTACAAGGCGTGCGAGCTGATCCGGCTGCTGCGCCGCGCGGACATCGCCGTGCGCTGCGTGCTGACCGACGGTGGAGCAAAGTTCGTTACGCCAATGACGCTAGCGGCGCTCAGCGAGACGCCGGTGCATACCAGCCTATGGGATCTGAAGGACGAGGCGGAGATGGGCCATATCCAGCTCAGCCGCGAGGCCGATCTGGTCGTCGTGGCCCCCGCCACCGCCAACCTGCTGGCACGCATGGCGGCGGGGATCGCCGACGATCTCGCAACGACGCTGCTGCTCGCTACCGACAAACTGGTGCTGGCGGCACCCGCGATGAACGTGCGCATGTGGCAGCACGCCGCGACGCGCCGCAACGTCGCGCAGCTTCGCGGCGACGGCGTCACCGTGCTCGAACCCGACGAGGGCGCGATGGCGTGCGGCGAATATGGTCCGGGCCGTCTGCCCGAACCCGAAGCGATCTTCGCTGCCATCGAGGATGCGCTGCGCCCCGGCGAACGCCGTCTGGCCGGCAGACACATCGTCGTGACCGCCGGTCCGACGCATGAGCCGATCGACACGGTGCGGTATATCGCCAATCGATCGTCGGGGCGGCAGGGTTTCGCGATCGCGCGGGCGCTGGCGGCGCAGGGCGCGCGCGTCACACTGGTCGCCGGTCCCGTCGCGCTCGCCACGCCGGCCGGGGTTGCGCGGATCGATGTCGAAACCGCGCTCCAAATGCGCGACGCCGTGAACGCGGCGATGCCGGCGGACTGCGCGGTGATGGTCGCCGCGGTCGCCGACTGGCGCAGCGCCGATCCGGCGACGAACAAGCTCAAGAAGGACATCGGCGCGCCCGACCTGACGTTGGTCGCGAATCCCGATATCCTCGCCGAACTCGCGGTGCATCCGAACCGTCCGCAGCTGCTGATCGGTTTCGCCGCCGAAACCGACCGGGTCGTCGAACATGCGGTTGCGAAACGGCAGCGCAAGCAGGCGGACTGGATCGTCGCCAACGACGTGTCGGGCGACGTGATGGGAGGGGAGGAAAACGCTGTTCACCTGGTCACCCCCGAAGGTGTCGAGACCTGGGCGCGGGCACGCAAGGATGCGATCGCCAGGCGGCTCGCCGATCGGATCGCCGATGCGCTGGGCTAA
- a CDS encoding alpha/beta hydrolase family protein has translation MRWANSALAALLLLGGCAQLPGPGRSAATPLPIEVYGPKRGSDVRTVVAIVDGGDGMNAERSAFARNASQQLPDSAAVTILPPIAGGGSEETLSIGRIRAIGATLAVLRQRYPSARLVLLGDATGAALAADVAGTHHALIDGLVLLSCPCTLPEWREHNGGTVSTGAPDLDPLLTAGGIEPDMRAAILVGASDERTPVRFSRAYAEALALRGIATDFRVLPGQTHDILGAPETLDAVRRIVASLSGLQPT, from the coding sequence ATGCGCTGGGCTAATTCGGCGCTTGCCGCGCTGCTGCTGCTTGGCGGTTGCGCGCAGCTGCCCGGACCGGGGCGATCCGCCGCGACTCCGCTGCCGATCGAGGTCTATGGCCCGAAGCGCGGGTCCGACGTGCGAACTGTCGTCGCCATCGTCGACGGTGGCGACGGCATGAATGCCGAACGCTCCGCCTTCGCGCGCAATGCGTCGCAGCAGCTGCCCGACAGCGCCGCCGTTACCATCCTTCCCCCGATCGCCGGCGGCGGCAGCGAGGAGACGCTGTCGATCGGGCGCATCCGGGCGATCGGCGCGACACTGGCGGTGCTGCGCCAGCGCTATCCCTCAGCCAGGCTCGTCTTGCTCGGCGACGCCACTGGGGCGGCGCTGGCCGCCGATGTAGCGGGGACGCACCACGCGCTGATCGACGGGCTGGTGCTGCTGTCCTGCCCTTGCACCTTGCCCGAATGGCGCGAGCATAATGGCGGCACCGTATCGACCGGCGCGCCCGACCTCGATCCGCTACTGACCGCGGGAGGCATCGAGCCCGACATGCGGGCCGCCATTCTGGTCGGCGCTTCCGACGAGCGCACCCCGGTGCGCTTTTCGCGTGCCTATGCCGAAGCACTGGCACTGCGCGGGATCGCCACCGATTTCCGCGTCTTGCCGGGTCAGACCCACGATATCCTCGGCGCCCCCGAGACGCTCGATGCGGTGCGACGCATTGTCGCATCGCTCAGCGGACTACAGCCGACATGA
- a CDS encoding Flp family type IVb pilin, which yields MTQIRKIIGNKKGATAIEYGLIAALIAVAAIAAMQGLGTNLKNTFNNVSSNMVVTGG from the coding sequence ATGACTCAGATTCGCAAGATTATTGGTAACAAGAAGGGCGCCACCGCAATCGAGTACGGCCTGATCGCCGCACTGATCGCAGTCGCCGCAATCGCCGCCATGCAGGGCCTCGGCACCAACCTGAAGAACACGTTCAACAACGTGTCGTCGAACATGGTTGTGACGGGCGGCTAA
- the ubiB gene encoding 2-polyprenylphenol 6-hydroxylase: MTAPAVHFWRLLKWGRILARHGALRGIERNPNTPPAVRRIVRIARFGARVPKQPAYADAFQAIGPAAIKLGQTLATRPDIVGEEAARDLLRLQDTLPPVPYAVICEAMKASFGKPLETMFASIDEVPIGAASIAQVHAAITTDGRKVAIKVIRPGVEAEFLSAIDTYEWAAAQIEQMGGEIARLRPRLTIETFKRWTLRELDLRREAASASELLDAMQAEPDFTVPTIDWARTTGRVLTLEWVDGIKLSNRAALIEAGHDLPALSQKLVKAFLRQAIAEGFFHADMHQGNLFALADGRIAAIDFGIMGRIDRRARVWLAEILYGLITGDYRRVAEIHFEAGYVPAHHNVAEFATALRAVGEPVRGVPVKDMSVGTMLDSLFNITRDFDMQTQPHLLLLQKTMVMVEGVATSLDPDVNLWEVGAPFIGEWIRTELGPEAAIADRLVEDLRTFARLPQLIRNIERAYPNPGGAPPAPPLREIEVVRVGGGWRYAAVAVASAGISAAAILLATG, from the coding sequence TTGACCGCTCCCGCCGTCCATTTCTGGCGCCTGCTCAAATGGGGTCGCATCCTCGCGCGCCACGGTGCGCTGCGCGGGATCGAGCGCAATCCCAACACGCCGCCCGCAGTGCGCCGCATCGTCCGCATTGCGCGGTTCGGCGCGCGCGTCCCAAAGCAGCCCGCCTACGCCGACGCGTTCCAGGCGATCGGCCCGGCGGCGATCAAGCTGGGCCAGACGCTGGCGACGCGGCCCGATATCGTCGGGGAGGAAGCGGCGCGCGACCTGCTGCGGCTGCAGGATACTTTGCCGCCTGTCCCCTATGCGGTGATCTGCGAGGCGATGAAGGCGAGCTTCGGCAAGCCGCTCGAGACCATGTTCGCGTCGATCGACGAAGTGCCGATCGGTGCCGCGTCGATCGCGCAGGTCCATGCCGCGATCACCACCGACGGACGCAAGGTCGCGATCAAGGTGATCCGCCCGGGCGTGGAGGCGGAATTCCTGTCGGCGATCGACACCTATGAATGGGCCGCCGCGCAGATTGAGCAGATGGGCGGCGAGATTGCCCGGCTGCGACCGCGCCTCACGATCGAGACGTTCAAGCGCTGGACGCTGCGCGAACTCGATCTCAGGCGCGAAGCTGCCTCAGCATCCGAACTGCTTGACGCGATGCAGGCCGAACCGGATTTCACCGTGCCGACGATCGACTGGGCGCGCACCACCGGCCGTGTGCTGACGCTCGAATGGGTCGATGGCATCAAGCTCTCGAACCGCGCCGCGCTGATCGAAGCCGGGCATGATCTGCCGGCGCTGTCGCAGAAACTGGTCAAGGCGTTCCTGCGCCAGGCGATCGCGGAAGGCTTCTTTCACGCCGACATGCACCAGGGCAATCTGTTCGCGCTGGCCGATGGGCGGATTGCGGCGATTGATTTCGGAATCATGGGCCGGATCGACCGGCGCGCGCGCGTGTGGCTGGCGGAAATCCTCTACGGCCTGATCACCGGCGACTATCGCCGCGTCGCCGAGATTCATTTCGAAGCCGGCTATGTTCCCGCGCACCACAATGTCGCCGAGTTCGCGACCGCGCTGCGCGCCGTCGGCGAGCCGGTGCGCGGCGTGCCGGTCAAGGACATGTCGGTCGGCACGATGCTCGATTCGCTGTTCAACATCACCCGCGATTTCGACATGCAGACGCAGCCGCACCTGCTGCTCCTGCAAAAGACGATGGTGATGGTCGAGGGTGTGGCCACCAGCCTCGATCCCGACGTCAATCTGTGGGAAGTCGGCGCGCCGTTCATCGGCGAATGGATCCGCACCGAACTGGGCCCGGAAGCGGCGATCGCCGACCGGCTGGTCGAAGACCTGCGGACGTTCGCGCGGCTGCCGCAGCTGATTCGCAACATCGAACGCGCCTATCCCAACCCCGGCGGAGCACCCCCCGCCCCCCCGCTGCGCGAAATCGAGGTCGTGCGCGTCGGCGGCGGCTGGCGCTATGCCGCCGTGGCGGTGGCAAGCGCGGGCATCTCCGCCGCGGCAATCCTGCTGGCCACCGGATGA
- a CDS encoding class I SAM-dependent methyltransferase has protein sequence MTDTVSFGYQDVAPEEKTRRVGEVFANVAASYDRMNDAMSGGLHRIWKDVFVKRVKPRTGETILDMAGGTGDIAFRMEPSGAAITVADINPAMLEVGMQRAAARGIDGLVWTEANAETLQFPDRFFDAYTIAFGIRNVTDIPKALREAHRVLRRGGRFFCLEFSTTLWPGFDTIYDRYSHHLVPKLGKWIADDEESYRYLVESIRRFPDMATFESMIGDAGFVQTRVEPMLGGLVAIHSGWKI, from the coding sequence ATGACCGACACCGTATCCTTCGGCTATCAGGACGTGGCCCCTGAGGAAAAGACGCGCCGCGTCGGCGAGGTGTTCGCCAATGTCGCGGCGAGCTACGATCGCATGAACGACGCGATGTCGGGCGGGCTGCACCGGATCTGGAAGGACGTGTTCGTCAAGCGGGTCAAGCCGCGGACTGGCGAAACCATTCTCGACATGGCCGGCGGGACCGGCGACATCGCGTTCCGGATGGAGCCTTCAGGCGCGGCGATCACGGTCGCCGACATCAATCCCGCCATGCTCGAGGTCGGCATGCAGCGCGCGGCGGCGCGCGGCATCGACGGACTGGTCTGGACGGAGGCCAATGCCGAGACGCTGCAATTCCCCGACCGGTTCTTCGATGCCTATACGATCGCGTTCGGTATCCGCAACGTGACCGACATTCCCAAGGCGCTGCGCGAAGCGCACCGCGTACTCAGGCGCGGCGGGCGCTTCTTCTGCCTCGAATTCTCGACCACCCTGTGGCCCGGCTTCGACACCATCTATGATCGCTACTCGCACCATCTGGTGCCCAAGCTCGGCAAATGGATCGCCGACGACGAGGAAAGCTACCGCTATCTCGTCGAATCGATCCGCCGTTTTCCCGACATGGCGACATTCGAATCGATGATCGGCGATGCCGGCTTCGTCCAGACCCGCGTCGAGCCGATGCTGGGCGGATTGGTCGCCATTCATAGCGGCTGGAAGATTTGA
- the mutM gene encoding bifunctional DNA-formamidopyrimidine glycosylase/DNA-(apurinic or apyrimidinic site) lyase produces MPELPEVETTVRGLRPVLAQQRIASILVRRPDLRRAFPVDLGQRLTGAVVTDVRRRAKYGLIDTDRGDTLIFHLGMSGRWRVDPETLLPHDHVVIETEAGRRLALNDARRFGSLDLMATAQVAAWPPFAALGPEPLSGDFDGAHLAMAFEGRTAPIKTLLLDQRIVAGLGNIYVCEALHMAGIAPIRPAGGISVKRLGALADAVRAVLLSAIEAGGSTLRDYARPDGELGYFSKQFLVYGREGEPCACGASIARIAQGGRSTFWCRTCQR; encoded by the coding sequence ATGCCCGAACTTCCCGAAGTCGAGACCACCGTCCGCGGGCTGCGCCCGGTGCTCGCGCAGCAGCGCATCGCGTCGATCCTGGTTCGGCGTCCCGATCTGCGCCGGGCCTTTCCGGTGGACCTCGGCCAGCGGTTGACCGGCGCGGTTGTGACGGACGTTCGCCGGCGAGCCAAATACGGCCTGATCGACACCGACCGCGGCGATACGCTGATCTTTCACCTAGGCATGTCGGGACGCTGGCGAGTCGATCCGGAAACGCTGCTGCCGCACGATCATGTGGTGATCGAGACAGAGGCGGGGCGGCGCCTAGCCCTCAACGATGCGCGGCGATTCGGCTCGCTCGATCTCATGGCGACGGCGCAGGTCGCAGCATGGCCGCCCTTTGCCGCACTCGGCCCCGAGCCGCTCTCGGGCGATTTCGACGGCGCGCATCTGGCAATGGCCTTCGAAGGCCGCACCGCGCCGATCAAGACGCTGCTGCTCGATCAACGGATCGTCGCAGGTCTCGGCAATATCTATGTCTGCGAAGCGCTGCATATGGCCGGGATCGCACCGATCCGCCCTGCTGGAGGGATTTCGGTCAAGCGGCTCGGAGCGCTGGCCGACGCCGTTCGTGCGGTGCTGCTCTCGGCGATCGAGGCCGGGGGATCGACATTGCGCGACTATGCCCGCCCCGATGGCGAGCTCGGCTATTTCTCCAAGCAGTTCCTCGTCTACGGACGCGAGGGAGAGCCGTGTGCGTGCGGCGCATCGATCGCACGGATCGCGCAAGGCGGGCGGTCAACCTTTTGGTGCCGAACCTGCCAGCGTTGA
- the dnaA gene encoding chromosomal replication initiator protein DnaA yields the protein MNDEEQSRRTTLDAAWGQVRKNLRVSPGPRVFDQWLEPAVLIDDSEPDLIRIGLPSAFMTNYVRSHFADRLFHEFRAQVPGVVRVSIETLTDSRVRRTLDTAAPELKAAATPAEGATVPGAAVSPRERYAFDPRFTFDSFVTDQSNQVAFNAARKLAEPGAPQFSPLYLHSQTGLGKTHLMHAIGHAFLASSPNASAIYMPAERFMFEFVQAVRARDTYAFKARLRSVDMLMIDDLQFIAGKDSTQEECFHTVNEFMTMGKRLVIACDRSPQALEGVESRLVGRLGSGLVADIRAPELALRRAILAAKCAAMPGARVPAEVLDLLATRISSSIRELEGALNRLVAYAQLIGSPVTMDFALATLGDMLRGTQRRITIDEIQKAVSSHFEVKQLDLVSDRRAVAIARPRQIAMYLAKRLTTRSLPEIGRKFGNRDHSTVIHAVKRIEDLRTKDVEIDGAVRSLLMQLEG from the coding sequence GTGAACGACGAAGAACAGTCCCGGCGCACGACGCTCGATGCCGCATGGGGCCAGGTCCGCAAGAACCTGCGTGTCTCTCCGGGCCCGCGCGTGTTCGACCAGTGGCTCGAACCGGCCGTGCTGATCGACGACAGCGAACCCGACCTCATCCGCATCGGTCTGCCCTCGGCGTTCATGACCAACTATGTCCGCAGTCATTTCGCCGACCGGCTGTTCCACGAATTCCGCGCGCAGGTGCCGGGCGTCGTCCGCGTATCGATCGAGACGCTGACCGATTCGCGCGTGCGCCGGACGCTCGATACCGCCGCTCCCGAGCTCAAGGCGGCTGCAACGCCTGCCGAGGGGGCAACGGTGCCGGGCGCGGCGGTCTCGCCGCGCGAGCGCTACGCATTCGACCCGCGCTTCACCTTTGACAGCTTCGTCACCGACCAGTCGAATCAGGTCGCGTTCAACGCCGCGCGCAAGCTCGCTGAACCGGGCGCGCCGCAGTTCAGCCCGCTGTACCTCCATTCGCAGACCGGGCTCGGCAAGACGCATCTGATGCACGCCATCGGCCATGCGTTCCTGGCGTCGTCGCCGAACGCCAGTGCGATCTACATGCCTGCCGAGCGCTTCATGTTCGAGTTCGTGCAGGCGGTGCGCGCACGCGACACCTATGCGTTCAAGGCGCGGCTGCGCAGCGTCGACATGCTGATGATCGACGACCTGCAATTCATCGCCGGCAAGGATTCGACGCAGGAAGAGTGTTTCCATACCGTCAACGAGTTCATGACGATGGGCAAGAGGCTGGTGATCGCATGCGATCGCAGCCCGCAGGCGCTGGAAGGCGTCGAGAGCCGGCTGGTCGGACGCCTGGGTTCGGGGCTCGTCGCCGATATTCGAGCGCCCGAACTGGCGCTGCGCCGCGCGATCCTCGCCGCCAAATGCGCAGCGATGCCGGGTGCGCGCGTTCCCGCCGAGGTGCTCGACCTGCTGGCGACGCGGATTTCGAGCAGCATCCGCGAACTCGAAGGCGCGCTAAATCGCCTGGTCGCCTATGCGCAACTGATCGGTTCGCCGGTGACGATGGATTTCGCGCTGGCGACACTTGGCGACATGCTGCGCGGCACCCAGCGGCGCATCACCATCGACGAGATACAGAAAGCGGTGTCGAGCCATTTCGAGGTCAAGCAGCTCGATCTCGTCTCCGACCGCCGCGCCGTCGCGATCGCGCGCCCGCGCCAGATCGCGATGTACCTCGCCAAGCGGCTAACCACGCGCTCGCTGCCCGAGATCGGCCGAAAGTTCGGCAATCGCGATCATTCGACGGTGATCCACGCGGTCAAGCGGATCGAGGATCTGCGTACCAAGGATGTCGAGATCGACGGAGCGGTGCGCTCGCTGCTGATGCAGCTCGAGGGTTGA
- a CDS encoding DsrE family protein, protein MSGLTILIISADRERGHAALLTALAAAALGTSVRMFFQGHSVRLLQPGAELTPLLAETKAAGVKLVACQTGLADARVPFDALIEGVEPGGLVSMLADGPHDRLLAF, encoded by the coding sequence ATGAGCGGCCTGACGATCCTGATCATCAGTGCCGACCGCGAGCGGGGGCATGCTGCACTGCTGACCGCGCTCGCCGCCGCAGCGCTCGGCACTTCGGTGCGCATGTTCTTTCAGGGCCATTCGGTACGCCTGCTCCAGCCCGGGGCCGAGCTGACGCCGCTGCTCGCAGAGACGAAAGCGGCCGGCGTGAAGCTGGTCGCCTGCCAGACAGGCCTGGCCGATGCGCGCGTCCCCTTCGACGCGCTGATCGAGGGTGTCGAACCGGGCGGGCTTGTAAGCATGCTCGCGGACGGTCCTCACGACCGGCTGCTTGCCTTCTGA
- a CDS encoding DUF2079 domain-containing protein — MIDLPPPPPRGDAPLWLARPTRFARLSPRTALAAVFVVAMLLAIAVATADIDMTASASVGAGDMTDLILYQTIIEGVRVGDNYYPVAVDALRAGSFPLRPFLTFRLPTLAVMLATLSPVIVPLLQWALAAAVAGAWLWRLRPALPRPPARIVAAILIAGGMVVFVDSDLAAFHELWAAMLVALSLALRRQDRWIEAVAFALMAMLVRETAALFVVIMGALAWLEGARREAAGWGAALAVFAIVIGFHAAAVGAVTSPLDAASPGWSGLHGFGLFVRSVTLATALQALPLALAAMLVALALLGWAAWDDPIALRALATFSGYAALIGVFGRIDTFYWGLMVAPILLVGLVFVPDAARDLARRALDRRRVRVVRTPG, encoded by the coding sequence ATGATCGACCTGCCCCCGCCTCCGCCTCGCGGCGACGCCCCGCTGTGGCTGGCGCGGCCGACCCGGTTTGCCCGGCTGTCGCCGCGCACGGCCCTGGCAGCAGTGTTCGTGGTAGCGATGCTGCTCGCGATCGCGGTGGCCACCGCAGACATCGACATGACCGCGTCCGCATCGGTCGGCGCTGGCGACATGACCGATCTGATCCTGTACCAGACGATTATCGAGGGCGTCCGCGTCGGGGACAATTACTACCCGGTCGCGGTCGATGCACTGCGGGCCGGAAGTTTTCCGCTGCGCCCGTTCCTTACCTTCCGCCTGCCTACCCTTGCCGTGATGCTGGCGACGCTTTCGCCCGTCATCGTGCCGCTGCTGCAATGGGCATTGGCCGCGGCGGTCGCGGGCGCCTGGCTGTGGCGGCTGCGCCCGGCGCTGCCCCGACCGCCTGCGCGGATCGTTGCCGCGATCCTCATCGCGGGCGGAATGGTGGTGTTCGTCGATAGCGACCTTGCCGCATTCCACGAATTATGGGCGGCAATGCTAGTGGCACTGTCATTGGCGCTGCGCCGACAGGATCGCTGGATCGAGGCGGTCGCATTTGCGCTGATGGCAATGCTGGTGCGCGAGACGGCCGCACTGTTCGTGGTCATCATGGGCGCGCTCGCCTGGCTCGAAGGCGCTCGCCGCGAAGCCGCCGGCTGGGGCGCGGCGCTGGCAGTGTTCGCGATCGTTATCGGCTTTCATGCGGCAGCGGTGGGCGCGGTGACGAGCCCGCTTGATGCCGCGTCGCCCGGATGGTCGGGGCTGCACGGCTTCGGACTGTTCGTCCGGTCCGTGACGCTGGCGACCGCATTGCAGGCCCTGCCGTTGGCGCTGGCGGCGATGCTCGTGGCACTGGCGCTGCTTGGCTGGGCGGCGTGGGATGATCCGATCGCACTGCGCGCGTTGGCGACCTTCAGCGGATATGCAGCGCTGATCGGCGTGTTCGGGCGGATCGACACCTTTTACTGGGGGCTGATGGTGGCACCCATATTGCTCGTCGGCCTGGTCTTCGTTCCCGACGCTGCACGCGATCTGGCGCGCCGTGCGCTCGACAGGCGGCGGGTGCGTGTGGTTAGGACGCCGGGATGA
- a CDS encoding Flp family type IVb pilin, producing the protein MTGEDSTVRPERPRLPAILRDRKGATAVEYGLIVALIVIAIIASIQGVASATIGMWDDVDTKVTEATT; encoded by the coding sequence ATGACCGGGGAAGATTCCACCGTGCGACCAGAACGCCCCCGCCTGCCCGCGATCCTGCGCGATCGCAAGGGCGCGACCGCCGTCGAATACGGCCTCATCGTCGCACTGATCGTGATCGCCATCATTGCCAGCATTCAGGGCGTCGCAAGCGCGACGATCGGCATGTGGGACGATGTCGATACCAAGGTCACCGAAGCGACGACCTGA